Genomic DNA from Urocitellus parryii isolate mUroPar1 chromosome 5, mUroPar1.hap1, whole genome shotgun sequence:
AGTGTTTTCCTCGtatcctccccacccaccctctATTCTGGGGTTGGGGGTACAACCAGCAGTCACCTGGTATCTCAGGGTTGGAGTGTGACAGTTCTATgtccactgagcctggctctggTGGAAAGTGAAAGCAGTGGAACAGTTAGCTCCTGCTGGGAGCCTGttctgttctggaggctgagtaTGTTCGAGTGGGTACCTGGGAGAAGTAAAGATGGCTTACTGGGTAGGACCCTCCACAGGTTTATCAAGAGGAAGAAGTTCGATGATGAGCTGGTGGAAAGCAGCCTAGCAAAATCCTCTACCCGGGTGAAGGGGACCAGTGGAGTAGAACCAGGGCGCTGTTCAGGGAGTGAACCCTCCTCCAGTGAGAAGAAGAAGGTGAGGGACTGGAAGAAGTAGTGGGATAGGCATGCCAGATTTTGTATTTCCCCAGAACCTTTGCAAGCTGCCAAGAGACCTGCAGAAGAAGCTTGTGAGAGGACCAAgctgccccagcccccagcccccacccccacccctgatcCCTCCAGATCCCTtcactcccatttctacccccgCCCCCGTTCTGCCAATGCATCCTGTATCGCATTCCGTGTGGGAGGCATGGAGCATGCATCTATTCTGGGAGCAGACAGCCTGTTCCCAGCATTTCAGAGTGTAAAAATAACCCCCAGGTGGCATTGCTTTGGCCCCAGACACTGTACCAGCAAGAGTATTTTCCTCCtatcctccccacccaccctctATTCTGGGGTTGGGGGTACCACCAGCAAAGAAAAGACCCCATATGGTCAAGAATTATGTGGAATTAATTTTgcaagggtgggggtgggtatTAGAAAGTTGAGCTCTCTGCCTGGCTTCCTATTGTCAGCTGAGACTGTGGCTGCCACACAGTACGTGAAGCTCTAGGCCTGAAGCCCCAGCTGCCCTGATGCCAGCTTTGAGCTCTCTATGTCCTGTGCCTAGGTGTCCAAAGTCCCCAGTACTCCTATACCACCGAGCCCTGCCCCAGTCCCTGGGCTCACCAAGCGTGTGAAAAAGAGCAAACAGCCACTTCAGGTGACCAAGGATCTGGGCCGCTGGAAGCCTGCGGATGACCTCTTGCTCATCAATGCTGTATTGCAGGTAGTGCTTCTATTACAGGGTTAGGGTCCCCCATTTCCCCCAGGCTCTAGTTCCTAGCCTCCAAACTAGCTCAGTAAGGCCCTAGAAGGGTTTTTTCCCTGTGCTGAGGCTGGAGCAAACCCTTCTGAGTCCTTGCAGACCAATGACCTGACATCTGTCCACCTGGGTGTAAAGTTCAGCTGCCGTTTTACTCTTCGGGAAGTCCAGGAGCGCTGGTACGCCCTGCTCTATGATCCTGTCATCTCCAAGTGAGTAGGACTGGCTCCAGCAGTGGAGAGGTACTGGACATGCCAAAATTTGGCTCCTAATACCAGAGAGCCAAATTTTGTGCCAGGGTCCAAGGGAGGGACCTGGGAAGCAGGGCTCCAGGGGCTTTATATCCTCTGGGATGATCCAGGAACCTGCTCGGCTTCACAGGGAAGCTTCTTCCTGCCCCTAACCTGCTAGTCCTGGCTTTATGCCAGAAgcaggaaaatatgaaagcaaagGAAGTGACATAGGAGAAAATGTCTACTTTAGCGCCAGGATCCTCAGTTCCACCACTGTGTGTATTGTGACTTTGAGCAGGTCACTTCCCAACCTTTCCACACAGACTTCCCACTATTTCTTGCTCACAAAAAGAGAGTTGGAACAAGAACACCAAGGCCCCTTCTAGCCTTAATAGCCAGTGTTAACTAATGTATACACgcaccacactcttcctcttcctcacccaGTTTAGGATCTTCAAATCTTGGTTGGATATTGAGCACACATTTTCTTCTCCTCCACAGCTCCTGGCATAGCTCCAGTTAAGATGTAGCCATAACCCCGAAACACCAGGAAATGGGTGGCCTCAACTTGGGAAAGAGGTGGTAGCAGTGGCTAGTGGGTAGCCAAGTGAGGAGAGAGGGTTAGGGAAGGAGCAGTAGCAGGCATCAGGATCTGCCTCAGGACTGGGGCTTCAGGGGACATAGAAGCCTCAGTTTCATGATTTGCCTATTCATTCATTTGGCAAATCCATAATACCACAGGTTCTATGCTAAACTTTGCACTTTTCCTATCTAAGACATGTCCTCGAGATTCTGGATCACAAAGGCCTGCTGGTTTGGGGGAAGTAGAAACTCCAGATTGCTTGACACTTTCCCTTCAGCTCTGCACTCTGTCTCTTCCCTTGTCCAGATTGGCCTGCCAGGCCATGAGGCAGCTGCACCCAGAGGCCATTGCAGCCATCCAGAGCAAGGCCCTATTTAGCAAGGCTGAAGAGCAGCTGCTAAGCAAAGTGGGCTCGGTAAGGCTGGGGTCTCAGAAGGTTGAGAATCAGGGAAGGGTGCAAGTTGGAATGCTCAGCCCCTACCCACTGACTGCGTGTATGCACACGCAAACGTGCAGAGGCCTTTGTGACTGGCTTCAAAAGGAGCCAGATCTGGCTCCCTGAGTGACTCTGTTGCTTCTTCTAGCTCCTGAGGTTCCTGAGGTAGGGGGAATGGCAGGAAGGCAGAGGTAGGAGTGAGGAAACCCAGGTTCATAGAGCATGTTTCTTGCCTCCAGACCAGCCAGCCCACCTTGGAGACCTTTCAGGACTTACTGCACAGACACCCTGATGCCTTCTACCTGGCTCGAACTGCCAAGGCCTTGCAGGCACACTGGCAACTCATGAAGCAGTATTACCTGCTGGAGGACCAGACAGGTAACACCCCAGGAACTGGCAGAGCAAGTGGATATGCTTGAGTGTGTATAGGAAGTGCTCTGGGCACAGCTGACTTCTAGTACCCTATAACAGGTTATTCAGTGGCTCCCAGTGTCTTATTCACCTCACTTTGCAACAAAAACGACTTCCTCCCAGATAGGGGAGAGAGCATCAGGAATGGTCTTTGGCATCGTGTTAAGGGTATCCAAAATTGCCTGAAATCCTGCGCAAAAAGTCCCAATAGAGTCAtctaccatttctttctttctttttttttttttgtcttttcttcttgcATTTTGCTATTACATAAATAGATTAGTTTCGTCGttgttttgtagtactggggttgaacccagggatgttctaccactgagctatatctctagtcctttttttcaattttatttttgaggcaggatcttgcaaTGTTGCCaaggctatcctcaaacttgatatcctcctgcttcagtctcctgagtagttaggattataggtatgtgccactgtacctggctgcattagtatattttttttatgGCTAGCATTCAAACAGGAACAAGATATTAAAGCCTCCATTTCTGCTCTCCCTTCCCCTGTTTCCCACCTCTTTTTCTAAGCTTTCCTGCCCTTTGCCTCTCTGCattcattcttctctttctttgccCTCCTCTCTACCCAGCAAGCATTCTGTGCTATCAGTTGCTCTTTAGGTCATTCAGAAGGTCTCAATTGGGACTTGACACAGTCCACCTGTCTCTTCTCCTATGGTCAGAATGCACTCCgtcttctctcttccctcagtACCAAACTTACTCTCTTTCCTAATGATAAATGCTAGGAAATCAGTCTGATGAAACTGCAGCACCCTTTTGGTGAGATTTGTGATTCAGGTTTTGATTTCCATGGTACAGATGCACTCTTCCTGCCTAACTACCACTGAGACTGCCTTTCACAAGGTTTTTCACACTTTTCTGGAAATGAAGCTTCAGGTGTGCCCTTCACCTCTCTACCAGGTCCTGCAGCTTCTGGTTAGGAAAAGATACTCCTGCAGGAGGATTCTAGAGAATCTACCTCACAGAGGGAGGCTGTATCTTTCCCTCCTGAGGACATCTGGTTTTATGGGTCCAAGAACAGCCCTCTTTATTCCTGCAGCTTCCAGAACTCTGCTGCTTCCCCAGACTCTGCTATCACTGAATTCTTCCAGAGAAAACAGATActgagtaaaatttatttttactgctaAATCTAGTTCCTTTGTcactattttaaaagttattttattaacTGAAAGCCTTATCTTAAAGGTTATATCTTTTCTTTGGAGTCTTTGCCTGTGGGGATTTGATGCATAATGTTGGGAGTCCCAGGGAACATGTGGTCTTCACCAATTAGCTGTCAAGTCAGTTGCACATTAGAGTGGTAGAATTTTAGGCAGTGCTGGCAGGGAGGGTCATAGTGGGGTTGACCACCCCAGTCTCCTAACAGTCTCATCTAAGCAGCAGAGAGAAAAAGCACCTGTGCTCCTAGGCATACTGCTTCCTTCCTTAGCCAATAGCAGTCCAACCACTGCCTGCCACAGAATAGTCACTGCAGTTCTGGGAACAGCTGGCCTATAAAGGCCTAAGTTCTCAGATTTGGGGCATCCCAATCCCTTTTATATCTTGTCtagaaaaaagttgaaaaatgggctggggatgtagctcagtgataaagtgtttgcctagcatgcatgagaccctgggttcaatcttcagtaccgtaccaaagggaaaaaaaaaaaaaagtagaaaacatttaATGAACATATTGGTTGGGCTCTGATATTTTcctattctatttcattctttgaaaacaaatgaaactaaTTTCATGACCCATGATCAGTCATGACCCACGATCAGTCATGACCCACAGACTAAATTAGATACTGGCTGGACGTGGGGCAGCTCTTTTCTGGCTTCATATGCTTCTTAGCCCTCCAACAGCAAGGCAGGAAAGCTGGGGAGTATGTGATGTGGTGGGAAGGAGCAGTTTGGATTTGGAATCTGGAGAGACTTGAATTCTGGCTGTGCCCCACAGTAGGGTCAAATAGTGTAAACTGTCCTTTGTATCTgtttccttatttgaaaatagagcTAAGTGTAGTATTTTCTCTGCTTAGTTCAAGGCTTTGTAACTGAGATCTGTTCACACACCCATACCCAAAAGCCCATGGAAAAGGTCAGCTTTGATTTCCTCCCAATCTAGAACCATTTCTGCCCATGAGTTAAATTAGAATGGGGCCTCGTTAGGAATGCACTAGAAGTAGGGGTCTTGGTGCTCACTCTTCCTCTGTCATTTGTTCAGTGCAGCCGCTTCCAAAAGGGGACCAAGTGCTGAACTTCTCCGATGCAGAAGACCTGATTGATGACAATAAGCTCAAGTGAGTGACTGGGGCCTCAGGCAGGGCTGGAGAGAGCTGAGTCACCCATAGGTAGAGCACCCCATGCTGCCCAGCCCAACTTAGCCCCCAGGCTCCAGTTGCAGCTGTTGTGCTTGGCCTCCCTGCTGCACCCGCTCctgtggggagtggggaggggctTTTAggctctcttcctttcccttatcCCCCACCCTAATCCCAGGGAAAGAGGCTGGGCCAAAGCTGGATAAACAGCCTTCTGGGCCACTTGGCCAAAGGTGTCAGGATTGCCCTGATGAGCCAAGTAGCAAGTGAGCTGAAAGTGGACTTGATTCATTCTTCTCTCATCCTTCAGGGACATGCGAGATGAAGTCCTGGAACATGGTAAGTGTACTCTGGTGGAAACAGGGAAGGGATAGAAGCTCTTGCCTGAAATAAGAGAAGACCTGTACAAAGTACTATGGCCTCAAAGTGTCCTTACCACCCCACCTTACCTCAGAGCTCACAGTGGCTGACCGACGCCAGAAGCGAGAGATAAGACAGCTGGAACAGGAACTGCATAAGTGGCAGGTGCTAGTGGACAGCATCACAGGTGAGGAGGCCAGGGGACCAGAGGCTCCCTTTTGGGCGTCCTTTATCCCCTTTGAGCCCCTCCTATTGCCTAGCTGGATATGCCCTGCTTTCCCAGGCCTTGACTCCTGTTACTCATAGATCTTGCCCTTGTTCCCTGCTTTCCACTCTGCACTTGGATGGGCCCTTCCTAatcctgctcttcctccagggATGAGCTCTCCAGACTTTGACAACCAGACATTGGCAGTGCTACGGGGCCGCATGGTGCGGTATCTTATGCGCTCACGTGAGGTGAGATAGGCCTTCCCCATCCTCACCCTCCTAAGCATCCCTCCTCAGCATCCCTCCTCTGTCACTGCcctttttttctcatcttccttGGCTTGTGTGGACTCCATCCCCCGTTCCTCAGGGCCCAACCCTCACCTACCTCATTTCTCCAGATCACCCTGGGCAGAGCAACCAAGGATAACCAGATTGATGTGGACCTGTCTCTGGAGGGTCCAGCTTGGAAGATCTCCCGAAAGCAAGGTACCCTTCACATACTGCTGCCTCAATGGGAAGCAGTGTGGGATGTTCCCCCCAGTCTTTCATTGCCCTTTCCAGCCCTGAGGCTTGATATCCTTGTGGACCAGCTGAGGCAGGCTGAAGGAGCCAGCATTTTAAGGTCTCTAACTCGGGAGTCCTACGTACCTTAATACCCCATCTCCAAGAAGCAGAGATGGTGGCTGGAGGTTCCTGGCTCTCTTCTGGCCCTTCCCCATCCCATTATCCCATTGCTTCACTACTTCCACAGGTGTTATCAAGTTGAAGAACAATGGTGATTTCTTCATTGCGAACGAGGGCCGACGGCCCATTTACATTGATGGACGGCCTGTACTGTGTGGCTCCAAATGGCGCCTCAGCAACAACTCTGTGGTGGAGGTGAGATGAGGGAGGTAGAGAAGCCAGGATGAGGTGGGGGCTTGGTGAGCTCGTACATGGGCCTGGTTTTTCCCACCACTGTCCTCTCCCCACCAGATTGCCAGCCTGCGATTTGTCTTCCTCATCAACCAGGACCTCATTGCCCTTATCCGGGCAGAGGCTGCCAAGATCACACCACAGTGAAGAGGACAGGGTACCAAGAGCCCTGGGTTCTCTCTGGCCTCAGTTTGCTGTTATTCCAGCTCCTTTAAGCTGGGAACTCAGGCTCCTGGAAAAACCTGCCCAGGTGGGGAACAGGAGACCCAACTGCTGGCCCATTGATTTGCGTCTTTGAGGAAGGTGGGGCTGGCCATTGGGAAGCCAGGAGAGGCTGGGACCCTTGTGCTTCCCTAGAGCCAGAGCCCCTCCCCGTCTTCTCTGCAGaccaccctccctctcccctgaTTGCCACCTTCAATCTTGTGTCTCCAGAGGATTAGCTTCagatttctttattgtttttcttttgtaaataaaaagcaCCAAATTCCaaagtagtttctttttttattatgcttttttaatataaaaaatgtaaggACAGGTAGAGATGGGGCACATGCAAGAGAGGGCGGAATCTCTCCTTGTCCTCAGGCCTCTGCCCTCAGCCCGCAGAGGGTGACAAGGTCAACAACAGAGCAGGCTATAGAAGGGCTCCAGGAGTAGGGACCTGCAGATTCTCGGCTCTGGGGTTTGCTTTTGAGGCTCCAGCCCACTCCTAAGAGTCAGGGAGCCAAATCCCCCTCATGTCTCTGGTTCCCTACCCTGAGCCAGCGGGCAGCATGGAGTCCTGAGATTGGGCAGAGCAGCAGAGGTTGGCATGTCTGTAGCACTGACCTTGGGCTGGCAGTCAAACCCCCGTCCCTTCTTCCTGGGTCCACTGGACTGTGCCAGGGCCATGGCAGCCAATAAGCACCATCTCTAGGCTGTGGGGGTCCCAGGGCAAGGCCCGGCTCCCTGATCCTGGTGGGGGCTCTCCAGTGCTGGTAGTCTCTGCCTGGCTCACAGGCTCTGGGGGCCcagtcccagccccttcctcaggAGGAGGCGAAGCTGGGGTGCTAGGCTCAGAGCAGAGTTCTCCTGAGCCAGGGGGCTCTGAGTCTGAGGTGGAGGTCCACAAAGTTGTGGCTCGAGGCCAGGGGGAGCTTTGAGATGCTGGGGGCCCCCAGGGCCAGGGTGCCATGAGGGGAGGGGGCCCTGGACGAGGGTGGGGCCAGGTCCCACTTAAGACAGAGCCAACTGGGGGCTGTAGGTAGGAGGATGTCCCAGTGTCCACACGGAGAGGCTGCAGGAGCCCAGAGGCACTGACTGTACCTCTGCAAGGCCCCTCTCCTGATGCCCTAGGGCATGGGCCCTCCCCATGGGGAACCAAGACAAGCTGCACAGCCTGGCGAAGTGACTGCAGTCCCTCCCGCATCTGTAGTACCTGCTCAGATAGCTCCATCACCTTCAGGGGCAGGAGAAGGTGAGGTCAGCAACATTGGGTATCAAGTAGTATAGTGCCTGCCCCTTCCCCTACCTGTCCCCACCTTGTCCCTCACCCACCGCCTGCCGCAGCTTGTCCAGTGTATCCGTATTCCTTGCCTCGCTGGGCCCAAGGGGGACAGTGAGCAGGCCACTCTCTGCGGATAGGATTGGGGTTAATGAGAATCAGCACAGTGTCCAGGTTTTTGTCCCCCTTAGAACACACCTGGTTAGACCTCACTCAAGAATAACTACTTCTGCCTTGCCCAAGGAACTGAATTTTGCCTAAACTGCCAAGGGCAGGAAAACCCTTTCCAACAGACCTGGGTCACATTGCCCTGTACCCTTCTCCCCTCAGGAAGTTGTTCTTTGTGACTGTCCCTTATTCTGTTCTTCAGGAAAATGGACATTCCTGAGACCTCTCTACTTTGTCCACTTCCCAGAGCTGCTTCACCTGGCCTAGAACCACTATCAATCCTGGATCCCTATCTCTTTATCCTCCCAGTGAACGAGGCATTGAGCTAAGGGTTTAGTTATAGTATCTTATTTAACATGCACacccattttataaaacaagaaacTGAAGCCAGAGAAGCCAAGTTCACACTGCTAGAAAACTGACAGAATAGGAATCCAAACCCAGGGCCCAGATTGGTCTTCACAACCAAACTCCCTGCCCAGTGGTGCAGAGGTAGGTAATGGCAAGAAGGCTTCTGGGCAGAGTCTGCCCCTGACCAGTTTCTCTAACAGTGCTGTTCCACAAGGAAAAGGGGCCACCCCACCAACATACTCTGTCCCTGGGCCTAGTACCTGGTCCAGGGGAGGGGCTGCTGCTACATTCCAGGCCAGATTGACCCACGCGGAAAGAGAACTTGTGCTGGTCAGAGCCACAACCATCCTCAATGCCATCTACAACCCTGTGGACCCAACAAATCAACAAACAGTTGACAGGTGACCACTATTGTGTTACAGGGCACAGGATGCTCCAGTACCTATATACAGAGACTGCAGCAGCATGGAGCTGGACAGGGGACCCTTGAGGTTCCAAGAAAAAGCTAACACACCGTCCCTTCCCCTACAAGCTTGCCTTTGAGCAGGGGAGACAATTTGAGCAATATGAAACAAGGGTTCAGACTTAGAGCAGGGTGTGACATACAC
This window encodes:
- the Mcrs1 gene encoding microspherule protein 1 isoform X2, which translates into the protein MASGTASRSEDEESLAGQKRASSQALGTIPKRRSSSRFIKRKKFDDELVESSLAKSSTRVKGTSGVEPGRCSGSEPSSSEKKKVSKVPSTPIPPSPAPVPGLTKRVKKSKQPLQVTKDLGRWKPADDLLLINAVLQTNDLTSVHLGVKFSCRFTLREVQERWYALLYDPVISKLACQAMRQLHPEAIAAIQSKALFSKAEEQLLSKVGSTSQPTLETFQDLLHRHPDAFYLARTAKALQAHWQLMKQYYLLEDQTVQPLPKGDQVLNFSDAEDLIDDNKLKDMRDEVLEHELTVADRRQKREIRQLEQELHKWQVLVDSITGMSSPDFDNQTLAVLRGRMVRYLMRSREITLGRATKDNQIDVDLSLEGPAWKISRKQGVIKLKNNGDFFIANEGRRPIYIDGRPVLCGSKWRLSNNSVVEIASLRFVFLINQDLIALIRAEAAKITPQ
- the Mcrs1 gene encoding microspherule protein 1 isoform X1; protein product: MDKDSQGLLDSSLMASGTASRSEDEESLAGQKRASSQALGTIPKRRSSSRFIKRKKFDDELVESSLAKSSTRVKGTSGVEPGRCSGSEPSSSEKKKVSKVPSTPIPPSPAPVPGLTKRVKKSKQPLQVTKDLGRWKPADDLLLINAVLQTNDLTSVHLGVKFSCRFTLREVQERWYALLYDPVISKLACQAMRQLHPEAIAAIQSKALFSKAEEQLLSKVGSTSQPTLETFQDLLHRHPDAFYLARTAKALQAHWQLMKQYYLLEDQTVQPLPKGDQVLNFSDAEDLIDDNKLKDMRDEVLEHELTVADRRQKREIRQLEQELHKWQVLVDSITGMSSPDFDNQTLAVLRGRMVRYLMRSREITLGRATKDNQIDVDLSLEGPAWKISRKQGVIKLKNNGDFFIANEGRRPIYIDGRPVLCGSKWRLSNNSVVEIASLRFVFLINQDLIALIRAEAAKITPQ